A stretch of Henckelia pumila isolate YLH828 chromosome 4, ASM3356847v2, whole genome shotgun sequence DNA encodes these proteins:
- the LOC140863155 gene encoding pentatricopeptide repeat-containing protein At2g03880, mitochondrial isoform X1 translates to MYKLASRASRSLSAEVDGTNKLLIEANQYLSGLLNSSGCDDARKVFDEMPVRDVCTWNTMLAGYANSGRLVEARKLFDDAPKRSVVTWSSLISGYCKMGCDIESFELFWEMRIQGCRPSHFTLGSILRLCSIKGFLSGGRQIHGYAIKSSFNMNAFVVTGLIDLYAKCFHVLEAEYLFEGMQGRKNHVTWTAMINGYSLNGDAVDAIYCFREMRAEGAEANQYTFPGVLTACAAVSSIEFGTQVHSCVVRGGFGCNVFVQSALVDMYAKCGDLSRAWKVVESMQDDDLISWNAMIVGCVRQDVPEQALSLFVMMRAKGMELDEFTYPSVINSLALMKDGMNGRSLHALVTKSGNDGYKLVRNALIDMYAKQNDLDCAFKLLNFSVENDVISWTSVITGCAHNGHHEESLKLFCKMRMDEMDVDQVVVASILSSSAELALLDFGKQVHGHSIKSGHGSYLLVNNSLVSLYANCGCLEDTRKVFDLMKISNVITWTALIVGYAQNHKGSESLRIYDEMIASGIKPDFITFVGLLFACSHAGLVERGRYYFESMQKDYGIRPGPNHYACMIDLFGRSGKMHEAEELLNEMDIKPDAAVWKALLAACRTHKNINLAKRAATALLELNPRDSVPYVVLSNIYSSTGKWKEAATVRKKMKLKGLRKEPGCSWIELNSKAHVFTCEDRSHPKANEIYLKLDEVLMLIKEAGYVPDTNFALHDMNEEAKECGLAYHSEKLAVAFGILYVPMGAPIRIYKNLRVCGDCHNAVKFISQVYQCHIVLRDSNCFHHFREGICSCADFW, encoded by the coding sequence ATGTACAAATTGGCTTCTCGTGCATCTAGAAGTTTGAGCGCGGAGGTTGACggtacaaataaattattgattgAAGCGAATCAATATTTGAGTGGGTTGTTGAATTCCAGTGGATGTGATGATGCTAGAAAAGTGTTCGATGAAATGCCCGTGAGGGATGTGTGTACATGGAATACAATGTTAGCTGGGTATGCAAATTCGGGAAGGCTTGTTGAAGCAAGGAAACTATTCGATGATGCTCCAAAAAGGAGTGTAGTTACTTGGTCCTCACTTATTTCAGGGTACTGCAAAATGGGGTGTGACATAGAAAGTTTTGAATTGTTCTGGGAGATGCGAATTCAGGGTTGCAGGCCTAGTCATTTTACATTGGGTAGTATCCTTAGACTATGCTCTATAAAAGGTTTTCTTTCAGGTGGCAGACAAATTCATGGTTATGCCATCAAGTCTAGTTTTAATATGAATGCTTTTGTTGTTACTGGACTCATTGATTTGTATGCAAAATGCTTTCATGTTTTGGAAGCAGAGTATCTTTTTGAGGGGATGCAAGGTAGGAAAAATCATGTAACTTGGACTGCCATGATTAATGGGTATTCTTTAAATGGTGATGCTGTGGACGCGATTTACTGTTTTAGGGAAATGAGGGCAGAGGGGGCTGAGGCCAACCAATATACTTTTCCAGGAGTGCTCACAGCATGTGCGGCTGTGTCTAGTATTGAATTTGGGACACAAGTGCATAGTTGTGTTGTCCGTGGTGGTTTTGGTTGTAATGTGTTTGTTCAAAGTGCATTGGTTGATATGTATGCAAAATGTGGAGACCTGAGTAGGGCTTGGAAAGTGGTGGAATCGATGCAGGATGATGATTTGATTTCATGGAATGCTATGATTGTTGGGTGTGTAAGACAGGATGTTCCTGAACAAGCATTATCATTATTCGTAATGATGCGTGCAAAAGGGATGGAACTTGATGAATTTACGTATCCCTCTGTTATAAACTCTTTAGCTTTAATGAAAGACGGGATGAATGGCAGATCTCTCCATGCTTTGGTTACAAAATCTGGAAATGATGGGTACAAACTAGTGAGGAATGCTCTTATTGATATGTATGCCAAGCAGAATGATTTAGATTGTGCTTTTAAATTGTTAAATTTTTCTGTGGAGAACGATGTGATCTCTTGGACATCTGTCATTACCGGTTGTGCTCACAATGGACATCATGAAGAAAGTCTGAAGTTGTTCTGTAAGATGAGAATGGATGAAATGGATGTTGATCAAGTTGTCGTAGCCAGCATTTTGAGTTCCAGTGCGGAGTTGGCTTTGTTAGATTTTGGGAAGCAGGTGCATGGACATTCCATAAAATCTGGGCATGGTTCGTACTTACTCGTTAATAATTCTCTTGTGTCATTGTATGCGAATTGTGGGTGCTTGGAAGACACTAGAAAGGTTTTTGACTTGATGAAAATTTCTAATGTGATCACTTGGACGGCTCTCATTGTTGGTTATGCCCAAAATCATAAAGGATCAGAGTCTCTTCGTATTTATGATGAAATGATAGCTAGTGGGATAAAGCCTGATTTTATTACTTTTGTAGGATTGCTTTTTGCGTGCAGTCATGCAGGCCTTGTTGAACGTGGGCGATATTACTTTGAATCCATGCAAAAAGATTATGGAATAAGACCTGGTCCAAATCATTATGCTTGTATGATTGATCTTTTTGGCCGATCGGGGAAAATGCATGAGGCGGAGGAGTTATTAAATGAAATGGACATCAAACCTGACGCAGCGGTTTGGAAAGCATTGCTTGCTGCTTGTAGAACGCATAAGAATATTAATTTGGCAAAGAGAGCTGCAACCGCCCTTCTAGAACTGAACCCTCGAGATTCTGTCCCGTATGTTGTgttatcaaatatttattcatCAACTGGAAAGTGGAAAGAAGCTGCCACAGTTAGAAAAAAGATGAAATTAAAGGGTTTGCGAAAGGAGCCTGGATGTAGTTGGATTGAGCTGAATAGCAAAGCACATGTATTTACGTGTGAAGATCGGAGCCATCCAAAGGCGAACGAGATTTACTTGAAACTTGATGAAGTCTTAATGTTAATCAAGGAAGCTGGATATGTTCCCGACACAAATTTTGCTCTTCATGATATGAATGAAGAGGCGAAGGAATGTGGTCTTGCCTATCATAGCGAAAAATTGGCGGTGGCTTTCGGGATCCTTTATGTTCCAATGGGGGCTCCGATTCGGATATACAAGAACCTCCGAGTTTGTGGCGACTGCCATAATGCTGTGAAGTTTATATCACAGGTTTATCAATGCCATATTGTTCTTAGGGATTCAAATTGCTTTCATCATTTCAGAGAAGGAATATGCTCATGTGCAGACTTTTGGTAG
- the LOC140863155 gene encoding pentatricopeptide repeat-containing protein At2g03880, mitochondrial isoform X2 encodes MYKLASRASRSLSAEVDGTNKLLIEANQYLSGLLNSSGCDDARKVFDEMPVRDVCTWNTMLAGYANSGRLVEARKLFDDAPKRSVVTWSSLISGYCKMGCDIESFELFWEMRIQGCRPSHFTLGSILRLCSIKGFLSGGRQIHGYAIKSSFNMNAFVVTGLIDLYAKCFHVLEAEYLFEGMQGRKNHVTWTAMINGYSLNGDAVDAIYCFREMRAEGAEANQYTFPGVLTACAAVSSIEFGTQVHSCVVRGGFGCNVFVQSALVDMYAKCGDLSRAWKVVESMQDDDLISWNAMIVGCVRQDVPEQALSLFVMMRAKGMELDEFTYPSVINSLALMKDGMNGRSLHALVTKSGNDGYKLVRNALIDMYAKQNDLDCAFKLLNFSVENDVISWTSVITGCAHNGHHEESLKLFCKMRMDEMDVDQVVVASILSSSAELALLDFGKQVHGHSIKSGHGLLFACSHAGLVERGRYYFESMQKDYGIRPGPNHYACMIDLFGRSGKMHEAEELLNEMDIKPDAAVWKALLAACRTHKNINLAKRAATALLELNPRDSVPYVVLSNIYSSTGKWKEAATVRKKMKLKGLRKEPGCSWIELNSKAHVFTCEDRSHPKANEIYLKLDEVLMLIKEAGYVPDTNFALHDMNEEAKECGLAYHSEKLAVAFGILYVPMGAPIRIYKNLRVCGDCHNAVKFISQVYQCHIVLRDSNCFHHFREGICSCADFW; translated from the exons ATGTACAAATTGGCTTCTCGTGCATCTAGAAGTTTGAGCGCGGAGGTTGACggtacaaataaattattgattgAAGCGAATCAATATTTGAGTGGGTTGTTGAATTCCAGTGGATGTGATGATGCTAGAAAAGTGTTCGATGAAATGCCCGTGAGGGATGTGTGTACATGGAATACAATGTTAGCTGGGTATGCAAATTCGGGAAGGCTTGTTGAAGCAAGGAAACTATTCGATGATGCTCCAAAAAGGAGTGTAGTTACTTGGTCCTCACTTATTTCAGGGTACTGCAAAATGGGGTGTGACATAGAAAGTTTTGAATTGTTCTGGGAGATGCGAATTCAGGGTTGCAGGCCTAGTCATTTTACATTGGGTAGTATCCTTAGACTATGCTCTATAAAAGGTTTTCTTTCAGGTGGCAGACAAATTCATGGTTATGCCATCAAGTCTAGTTTTAATATGAATGCTTTTGTTGTTACTGGACTCATTGATTTGTATGCAAAATGCTTTCATGTTTTGGAAGCAGAGTATCTTTTTGAGGGGATGCAAGGTAGGAAAAATCATGTAACTTGGACTGCCATGATTAATGGGTATTCTTTAAATGGTGATGCTGTGGACGCGATTTACTGTTTTAGGGAAATGAGGGCAGAGGGGGCTGAGGCCAACCAATATACTTTTCCAGGAGTGCTCACAGCATGTGCGGCTGTGTCTAGTATTGAATTTGGGACACAAGTGCATAGTTGTGTTGTCCGTGGTGGTTTTGGTTGTAATGTGTTTGTTCAAAGTGCATTGGTTGATATGTATGCAAAATGTGGAGACCTGAGTAGGGCTTGGAAAGTGGTGGAATCGATGCAGGATGATGATTTGATTTCATGGAATGCTATGATTGTTGGGTGTGTAAGACAGGATGTTCCTGAACAAGCATTATCATTATTCGTAATGATGCGTGCAAAAGGGATGGAACTTGATGAATTTACGTATCCCTCTGTTATAAACTCTTTAGCTTTAATGAAAGACGGGATGAATGGCAGATCTCTCCATGCTTTGGTTACAAAATCTGGAAATGATGGGTACAAACTAGTGAGGAATGCTCTTATTGATATGTATGCCAAGCAGAATGATTTAGATTGTGCTTTTAAATTGTTAAATTTTTCTGTGGAGAACGATGTGATCTCTTGGACATCTGTCATTACCGGTTGTGCTCACAATGGACATCATGAAGAAAGTCTGAAGTTGTTCTGTAAGATGAGAATGGATGAAATGGATGTTGATCAAGTTGTCGTAGCCAGCATTTTGAGTTCCAGTGCGGAGTTGGCTTTGTTAGATTTTGGGAAGCAGGTGCATGGACATTCCATAAAATCTGGGCATG GATTGCTTTTTGCGTGCAGTCATGCAGGCCTTGTTGAACGTGGGCGATATTACTTTGAATCCATGCAAAAAGATTATGGAATAAGACCTGGTCCAAATCATTATGCTTGTATGATTGATCTTTTTGGCCGATCGGGGAAAATGCATGAGGCGGAGGAGTTATTAAATGAAATGGACATCAAACCTGACGCAGCGGTTTGGAAAGCATTGCTTGCTGCTTGTAGAACGCATAAGAATATTAATTTGGCAAAGAGAGCTGCAACCGCCCTTCTAGAACTGAACCCTCGAGATTCTGTCCCGTATGTTGTgttatcaaatatttattcatCAACTGGAAAGTGGAAAGAAGCTGCCACAGTTAGAAAAAAGATGAAATTAAAGGGTTTGCGAAAGGAGCCTGGATGTAGTTGGATTGAGCTGAATAGCAAAGCACATGTATTTACGTGTGAAGATCGGAGCCATCCAAAGGCGAACGAGATTTACTTGAAACTTGATGAAGTCTTAATGTTAATCAAGGAAGCTGGATATGTTCCCGACACAAATTTTGCTCTTCATGATATGAATGAAGAGGCGAAGGAATGTGGTCTTGCCTATCATAGCGAAAAATTGGCGGTGGCTTTCGGGATCCTTTATGTTCCAATGGGGGCTCCGATTCGGATATACAAGAACCTCCGAGTTTGTGGCGACTGCCATAATGCTGTGAAGTTTATATCACAGGTTTATCAATGCCATATTGTTCTTAGGGATTCAAATTGCTTTCATCATTTCAGAGAAGGAATATGCTCATGTGCAGACTTTTGGTAG